A window from Glaciimonas sp. PCH181 encodes these proteins:
- the cobM gene encoding precorrin-4 C(11)-methyltransferase yields the protein MKVYFIGAGPGAPDLITLRGANVLGRVGMVLYAGSLVPTAMLQHCRADAELIDTATLDLEQQQACYQRAQENDCDVARLHSGDPAIYGATAEQMRRLETLNIDYEIVPGVSSFTAAAAMVQSELTKPEVSQTVILTRVSGRASAVPEAEAIAKLAEHRATMCIFLSGPHLKKIVTDLRLHYPDDTPVKLVYRATWPEQKIYEGTLKTVLAETKRGSWNLTTMMLVGAALDHGQQVESSLYSKEFTHLFRVVKKPKKKAAKDLEETVVSE from the coding sequence ATGAAAGTTTATTTCATTGGCGCCGGTCCCGGTGCCCCCGATTTGATTACATTACGCGGCGCAAATGTGTTGGGCAGAGTGGGCATGGTGCTTTACGCAGGATCGCTGGTCCCGACCGCGATGTTGCAGCATTGCCGCGCTGATGCAGAGTTGATCGACACGGCTACGCTGGATTTGGAACAGCAGCAAGCCTGCTATCAACGTGCCCAAGAAAACGATTGCGACGTGGCGCGTTTGCATTCCGGCGATCCGGCGATTTATGGTGCTACGGCCGAGCAAATGCGGCGGCTGGAAACCCTGAATATCGACTATGAAATTGTGCCCGGCGTATCGTCATTTACTGCCGCCGCTGCCATGGTGCAATCAGAGTTGACCAAGCCTGAAGTGTCGCAAACGGTGATTCTGACGCGTGTATCGGGCCGTGCTTCTGCGGTGCCAGAAGCCGAGGCGATTGCCAAACTGGCCGAGCATCGGGCAACGATGTGTATTTTTTTGTCCGGCCCGCATCTGAAGAAAATCGTCACTGATTTACGGTTGCATTATCCCGACGACACGCCAGTGAAGCTGGTTTACCGTGCAACGTGGCCGGAGCAAAAAATCTACGAAGGCACACTCAAAACTGTACTGGCAGAGACCAAGCGTGGCAGTTGGAATTTAACCACGATGATGCTGGTCGGCGCGGCGCTGGATCACGGGCAGCAGGTTGAATCCAGTTTGTACTCAAAGGAATTCACGCATTTATTCCGCGTCGTCAAAAAACCGAAAAAGAAAGCCGCAAAAGACCTTGAAGAGACGGTGGTCAGTGAGTAA
- a CDS encoding cobalamin biosynthesis protein, whose product MSNLTAPSLGIWLVRAEAEPLAGLLQQHLGGVCYRPWLTQVDGVEVSQKAQFAQYYRQHRQWLLLGATGIAVRFLEGLPKDKHVDPALVVVDEAGRFAISLLAGHEGGANQLAYRVAAAIGAVPVITTATEAIKPLVVGIGCRKGVSVKQISAAVVAALGQRSLAEVREIATVDLKANEPGLLAFCQQHGLPLRVFSHATVAARAWVSQASAWVQQNVGLDGVCEPCALIAAPRGALIVPKTALNGIAVAIVEDQLIEVPNQQE is encoded by the coding sequence GTGAGTAATTTAACCGCACCGTCGTTGGGTATCTGGCTAGTTCGTGCAGAGGCCGAGCCTTTAGCTGGGCTGCTGCAACAGCATCTGGGTGGCGTTTGCTATCGGCCATGGCTGACGCAAGTCGATGGCGTTGAAGTTAGCCAAAAGGCGCAGTTTGCGCAATATTATCGGCAGCATCGGCAATGGTTGTTGTTGGGTGCGACCGGTATCGCCGTGCGGTTTTTAGAAGGCCTGCCAAAGGATAAGCACGTCGATCCGGCATTGGTCGTGGTGGACGAAGCCGGCCGTTTTGCGATCTCGCTGCTGGCGGGGCACGAAGGCGGCGCGAACCAACTGGCGTATCGGGTTGCCGCAGCGATCGGCGCGGTGCCGGTGATCACGACGGCGACCGAAGCCATTAAGCCATTGGTAGTCGGCATCGGTTGTCGTAAAGGTGTTTCTGTTAAGCAAATAAGCGCCGCTGTTGTAGCCGCGTTAGGGCAGCGCAGTCTGGCGGAAGTCAGAGAAATTGCGACCGTCGATCTGAAGGCGAATGAGCCGGGATTACTGGCATTTTGTCAGCAGCATGGTTTGCCGTTGCGGGTGTTTTCGCATGCCACTGTGGCTGCGCGTGCATGGGTCTCGCAAGCATCGGCGTGGGTGCAGCAGAACGTCGGTTTGGACGGCGTGTGCGAACCGTGTGCGCTGATCGCCGCGCCGCGTGGCGCGTTGATCGTGCCGAAAACGGCACTGAATGGCATTGCGGTGGCGATAGTAGAAGATCAATTAATCGAAGTACCGAATCAGCAGGAGTAA
- the cobJ gene encoding precorrin-3B C(17)-methyltransferase codes for MTGVLNLVSVGPGFADLIVPRAETALRDSSVIVAYELYLRWIAPWIIGKEIHTPPLTQERERALLAIEKARAGATVALISSGDIGIYAMAALAYDEIREDDTFTVNVIPGITSANACASLLGSPLSHDFATLSLSDLLCPWEWIEQRARHIAQADLACVLYNVQSAGRQEGVYRILKLMLESKAPTTLCGVVKNAYRPGQEVAIYSLEELLTLKFDMLTTIVIGNRFTQRKRGQMFTPRGYNDWRAPETETAAEVACGPAFPTAATWVFSGTGDGNALARLLAAEGTPVVVSAATEYGGEVALQDCPGLTVWAGRQGVEARRQALVKSRARVLVDATHPYANIISEQLIALSQELGIPYIRYERPSAAVTTGTIVCATIADAVEQAMAHGKRIFLATGAKDLAHFLQANAAGEHQWFARVTPEPETIQRAVDLGLPHSHICAMQGPFSQDFNQALWRDWRIDCIVTKESGAVGGYQAKVEAAAALGIPLLVVQRPSMSYPVVVATFEAVQTQLKQWDAVKGLQ; via the coding sequence ATGACAGGCGTACTTAATCTGGTATCGGTCGGACCCGGCTTTGCCGATCTGATCGTACCGCGTGCTGAAACGGCATTGCGTGACAGCAGCGTGATCGTGGCTTATGAGCTATATCTGCGCTGGATCGCGCCATGGATCATTGGCAAAGAAATTCACACGCCGCCGCTGACGCAAGAACGCGAACGCGCATTGCTGGCAATTGAAAAGGCCCGCGCCGGTGCGACCGTGGCGTTGATTTCCAGTGGTGACATCGGCATTTATGCAATGGCAGCGCTGGCTTATGATGAAATCCGCGAAGACGATACCTTTACCGTCAACGTCATTCCTGGAATTACCTCTGCCAACGCTTGCGCATCGTTGCTTGGTTCGCCGTTGTCGCACGATTTCGCCACGTTGAGTTTGTCGGATTTGCTGTGCCCTTGGGAATGGATAGAACAACGCGCACGGCACATCGCGCAGGCTGATCTGGCTTGTGTGCTCTATAACGTGCAGAGCGCCGGGCGGCAAGAAGGTGTGTATCGAATTCTGAAGCTGATGTTGGAATCCAAAGCACCGACGACCTTGTGCGGCGTGGTAAAAAATGCGTATCGACCGGGACAGGAAGTGGCGATTTATTCGCTGGAAGAATTGCTGACGTTGAAGTTTGACATGCTGACCACGATTGTGATCGGCAACCGCTTTACGCAGCGCAAACGCGGCCAGATGTTTACGCCGCGTGGCTATAACGACTGGCGTGCACCGGAGACTGAAACGGCGGCTGAAGTCGCGTGCGGACCGGCTTTTCCGACAGCGGCGACGTGGGTATTTTCTGGCACCGGCGATGGCAATGCGCTGGCGCGATTGTTGGCCGCTGAGGGCACGCCGGTGGTGGTGTCCGCAGCGACGGAATACGGCGGCGAAGTTGCGCTGCAGGATTGCCCCGGTCTGACGGTTTGGGCCGGGCGGCAAGGCGTCGAAGCGCGGCGGCAAGCACTGGTAAAAAGTCGTGCGCGTGTGCTGGTCGACGCGACGCATCCCTACGCGAATATTATCTCTGAGCAATTAATCGCCCTCTCGCAAGAATTGGGGATTCCGTACATTCGCTATGAACGTCCGAGCGCAGCAGTTACCACCGGCACGATAGTATGCGCGACCATCGCAGACGCGGTTGAGCAGGCAATGGCGCATGGCAAGCGGATTTTTCTGGCGACAGGCGCAAAAGACCTCGCTCATTTTTTACAAGCTAACGCTGCCGGCGAACATCAATGGTTTGCACGCGTCACGCCAGAGCCGGAAACGATACAACGTGCTGTCGACCTTGGCCTGCCGCACAGTCATATTTGCGCAATGCAAGGGCCGTTTTCGCAAGACTTTAATCAGGCCTTGTGGCGTGATTGGCGGATCGATTGCATCGTCACCAAAGAGTCCGGCGCGGTAGGCGGTTATCAAGCTAAAGTTGAAGCCGCTGCGGCGCTGGGAATTCCGTTGCTGGTAGTTCAGCGGCCATCGATGTCTTATCCCGTTGTGGTGGCAACATTTGAAGCAGTTCAGACGCAATTGAAGCAATGGGATGCGGTGAAAGGCTTGCAATGA
- a CDS encoding GTP-binding protein, which translates to MNAPIPVTIVTGFLGAGKTTLLSGLVKRRQRRRLALLINEFGEMAVDGTLMRDVAAGDDHIRIQDFAHGLIAYGDDTNFIPAMLKIAERRASVDHVLIETSGLALPTAVMELLQGPELVATFVLDATLAVVDTPLLLGDAFERTADTAATSIATLFDQQLEYADVVVLNKIDGLDDSALLLAETRVRARAPNVRFLELAHNAQLDIRLALGLRLHQAKELPHNHTYSRVPGPDTAVLAQQNRLNGHAHSGMAAHSHGLSTHKHFHEQDPGWMSFTLRSSSQQSAEQLKTAVIAVARAEPVLRSKGFIRSRDSTQTMLLQGVRTRVTVQEYASAVPENASSAQSELVFIGYHLRRAHVAGMLSEMTGTLWK; encoded by the coding sequence ATGAACGCGCCGATTCCCGTCACCATCGTCACCGGCTTTCTCGGCGCGGGAAAAACCACGTTGCTGAGTGGCTTGGTCAAACGTCGACAGCGGCGTCGGCTGGCGTTGCTGATTAACGAATTCGGCGAAATGGCGGTGGATGGCACATTGATGCGCGATGTTGCCGCTGGCGACGATCACATCCGCATACAGGATTTTGCGCACGGTTTGATTGCGTATGGCGATGATACAAATTTCATCCCCGCGATGTTGAAAATTGCCGAGCGCCGCGCCAGCGTTGATCATGTATTGATCGAGACTTCCGGTCTGGCGTTGCCGACGGCGGTGATGGAACTGCTGCAAGGGCCTGAACTGGTGGCCACGTTTGTATTGGATGCGACGCTGGCGGTGGTCGATACACCGTTATTGCTGGGGGATGCGTTTGAGCGGACCGCGGATACTGCGGCGACATCGATTGCCACGCTGTTCGATCAGCAGCTGGAATACGCCGATGTCGTCGTGTTGAACAAGATAGATGGCCTTGATGACAGCGCTTTATTGCTCGCAGAAACACGGGTACGTGCCCGTGCGCCGAATGTGCGGTTTTTGGAGTTGGCACATAACGCGCAACTGGATATTCGTCTGGCGCTGGGCTTGCGTTTGCATCAGGCGAAAGAGCTGCCGCACAACCATACTTATTCTCGCGTTCCGGGGCCTGATACGGCTGTTTTAGCGCAGCAAAATAGGCTGAATGGTCATGCGCACTCGGGCATGGCAGCGCACAGCCACGGACTGTCTACGCATAAACATTTTCATGAGCAAGATCCGGGCTGGATGTCTTTTACGCTACGTAGTAGCAGCCAGCAATCGGCAGAGCAGCTAAAAACAGCGGTCATTGCGGTGGCGCGTGCAGAGCCGGTTTTACGCAGTAAAGGTTTTATCCGTAGCCGCGATTCTACGCAGACGATGTTGCTGCAAGGCGTCCGTACGCGGGTCACTGTTCAAGAATACGCCAGTGCGGTGCCGGAGAATGCTTCCTCCGCGCAATCCGAACTGGTATTTATCGGCTATCACCTGCGCCGGGCGCACGTAGCGGGGATGCTATCTGAGATGACCGGCACCCTCTGGAAATAA
- the cobO gene encoding cob(I)yrinic acid a,c-diamide adenosyltransferase — MKTDEASHKRMTQRHKEGFEKKKAAAQKEKGLLIVNTGTGKGKSTAAFGMGMRILGHGMKLGVVQFIKGALESAERNILGGHENCDFHVVGHGYTWDTQDRNADMQTAATGWAEAVRMIQDPSYDMVILDELNIVLRYQYLALSEVLEVFAARREMLHIVVTGRHAGDELIEAADLVTEFRPIKHPYQTQGIKAQKGVEF, encoded by the coding sequence ATGAAAACCGACGAAGCATCGCACAAACGCATGACACAGCGCCATAAAGAGGGCTTTGAGAAAAAGAAAGCGGCTGCGCAAAAAGAAAAAGGCTTGTTGATCGTCAATACCGGCACCGGAAAAGGGAAATCGACGGCGGCGTTCGGCATGGGTATGCGGATACTCGGCCATGGCATGAAACTGGGCGTGGTGCAGTTTATTAAAGGCGCGCTGGAAAGTGCCGAACGCAACATCCTGGGCGGTCATGAAAACTGTGATTTTCATGTCGTCGGCCACGGCTATACCTGGGATACGCAAGACCGCAATGCCGATATGCAAACCGCCGCCACCGGCTGGGCCGAAGCGGTGCGGATGATACAAGACCCATCTTACGATATGGTGATTCTGGATGAGTTGAACATCGTGCTGCGCTATCAATATTTAGCATTATCCGAGGTGCTGGAAGTATTCGCTGCGCGCCGTGAAATGTTGCATATCGTAGTTACCGGCCGCCATGCGGGCGATGAATTGATTGAGGCCGCCGATCTGGTGACCGAATTCCGTCCGATTAAACATCCTTATCAAACCCAAGGTATAAAAGCCCAAAAAGGGGTCGAATTTTAA
- a CDS encoding cobyrinate a,c-diamide synthase, translated as MDDAFSGSPGDARRVPALFISAPASHHGKTTVTAALARCYAKRGLRVRVFKTGPDFIDPMLLAHAAGGVHPAYQLDLWLAGADACQKMVYDAAQDADAILIEGVMGLFDGQPSSADLAALLGVPVLAVIDATGMAQTFGAVAYGLAHYRAGLSFAGVLANSVASTRHAEMLEQGLRPGLNIRYFGAMLRSADTALPERHLGLVQAAEVPDLAARIEHAAAAIGQTGLASLPAPVSFYAPSNVDASAHLPLTLLGVRIGIARDAAFSFIYPANLDCLRVMGATLQFFSPLNDAELPDVDSLYFPGGYPELHLQTLQNNLSMKAALHHHHACNKPIFAECGGMLYLLGSLTDKSGNAAAMTGLLPGRAVMQSRLQGLGYQSAPMPGGVLRAHTFHHSMIDTPMVPQAIGERLHNTSAGEKIFQVGRITATYLHCYFPSNPTAAAALFLPGRK; from the coding sequence ATGGATGATGCATTTTCTGGATCGCCGGGCGATGCCCGTCGCGTCCCTGCGTTGTTCATCAGCGCGCCCGCATCGCATCACGGTAAAACAACCGTTACGGCAGCGTTGGCGCGCTGCTACGCCAAGCGCGGCTTGCGGGTACGCGTGTTTAAGACTGGTCCCGATTTTATCGATCCGATGCTGTTGGCGCACGCCGCCGGTGGCGTGCATCCGGCTTATCAGCTAGACCTGTGGCTGGCGGGCGCAGATGCTTGCCAGAAAATGGTCTATGATGCTGCGCAAGACGCTGATGCGATCCTGATCGAGGGCGTAATGGGCTTGTTCGATGGGCAGCCCAGCAGCGCCGATCTGGCGGCCTTGCTGGGCGTGCCGGTGCTGGCCGTGATTGACGCGACCGGCATGGCGCAGACCTTTGGCGCGGTCGCGTACGGATTGGCGCATTATCGGGCAGGTTTGTCATTCGCTGGCGTGCTGGCGAATTCGGTTGCCAGTACCCGTCATGCCGAGATGCTGGAGCAAGGCTTGCGACCGGGTCTGAATATTCGCTACTTCGGCGCCATGCTGCGTTCGGCAGATACCGCATTACCAGAGCGCCATCTGGGCTTGGTGCAAGCCGCAGAAGTGCCCGATCTGGCGGCGCGTATCGAGCATGCTGCTGCCGCCATTGGACAAACCGGGCTGGCGTCTTTGCCTGCGCCTGTGTCGTTTTACGCGCCGTCAAATGTTGATGCGTCAGCGCACTTACCTTTAACACTTCTGGGCGTCAGAATCGGGATCGCGCGAGATGCGGCGTTTTCTTTTATTTACCCTGCTAACTTGGATTGCTTGCGGGTGATGGGCGCGACACTACAATTCTTTTCCCCATTAAACGATGCTGAATTGCCCGATGTTGATAGCTTATATTTCCCCGGTGGCTATCCCGAATTGCATCTGCAAACTCTCCAAAACAATCTATCGATGAAGGCCGCGCTACATCATCATCACGCCTGCAATAAGCCGATCTTTGCCGAATGCGGCGGGATGTTGTATTTGTTGGGATCGTTGACCGATAAATCCGGAAACGCTGCCGCCATGACTGGCTTGCTGCCCGGCCGTGCAGTGATGCAATCGCGCTTGCAAGGGCTGGGTTATCAATCTGCGCCGATGCCGGGCGGCGTGCTGCGGGCGCATACATTTCATCATTCAATGATCGATACGCCGATGGTGCCGCAGGCGATTGGTGAAAGGCTGCATAACACCTCTGCCGGTGAAAAAATATTTCAGGTAGGTCGTATCACGGCGACGTATTTGCATTGTTATTTTCCCTCTAATCCAACCGCTGCAGCAGCACTATTTTTGCCAGGACGCAAATGA
- the bluB gene encoding 5,6-dimethylbenzimidazole synthase yields MNTFSDSEIAAVYKAIEERRDMRHFLPDPVDPALLARLLHAAHMAPSVGFMQPWRFIRITDPALRLRMHGLVEEERINTAHALGEREDAFMRLKVEGIRDCGELLVVALMSQRERHVFGRRTLPEMDLCSVSCAIQNMWLAARAEGIGMGWVSMFDPASLSALLRIPADAKPLAILCIGHVAAFYPRPMLEQEGWAKRQCLQDLVSENRWSEGGDEDGDKHE; encoded by the coding sequence ATGAATACATTTAGTGATAGCGAAATCGCGGCGGTATATAAAGCGATTGAAGAGCGCCGCGATATGCGCCATTTTTTGCCCGATCCGGTTGATCCGGCGTTGTTAGCGCGCTTGTTACACGCTGCGCACATGGCCCCTAGCGTCGGATTTATGCAGCCTTGGCGCTTTATCCGTATCACCGATCCGGCGCTGCGGCTGCGGATGCATGGACTAGTCGAAGAAGAACGCATCAACACTGCGCACGCATTGGGCGAGCGCGAAGATGCGTTTATGCGCTTGAAAGTCGAGGGCATCCGCGATTGTGGCGAGTTGCTGGTAGTGGCGTTGATGAGCCAGCGCGAGCGACATGTATTCGGGCGTCGCACCTTACCGGAGATGGACCTTTGCTCGGTTTCCTGCGCGATTCAAAATATGTGGCTGGCGGCGCGGGCAGAGGGTATCGGCATGGGTTGGGTATCGATGTTTGATCCTGCGTCGTTAAGCGCCTTGTTGCGGATTCCCGCCGATGCAAAACCGCTGGCCATACTGTGCATCGGCCATGTCGCCGCCTTTTATCCACGTCCAATGCTGGAGCAGGAAGGTTGGGCTAAACGCCAATGCCTGCAAGATTTAGTATCTGAAAATCGTTGGAGCGAGGGTGGTGACGAAGATGGAGATAAGCATGAATAA
- the cobU gene encoding bifunctional adenosylcobinamide kinase/adenosylcobinamide-phosphate guanylyltransferase, translated as MNKAIIHPMRTLVLGGARSGKSSYAEQLASATQREVIYVATASAVTSSTDSEMQMRIALHRAQRPAHWQTVEQPLMLGAAIAEWSSPERVLLIDCLTVWLSNLLFLEEKNYPEIGKIIPPELFHQERATFLQALADAKGDVILVSNEVGMGIVPQGAISRWFVDEAGRLNQAVAVACERAIFIAAGLPLILKDRAC; from the coding sequence ATGAATAAAGCCATCATTCATCCGATGAGGACATTGGTGCTGGGCGGAGCGCGTTCCGGCAAAAGCAGCTATGCGGAACAACTTGCCAGCGCAACGCAACGCGAAGTGATTTATGTCGCTACCGCCAGCGCCGTTACCAGCAGCACCGACAGCGAAATGCAGATGCGCATCGCACTGCATCGAGCGCAGCGCCCGGCGCATTGGCAGACTGTGGAGCAGCCGCTCATGTTGGGCGCAGCGATTGCCGAATGGAGTTCGCCGGAGCGGGTTTTGTTGATAGATTGCCTGACGGTATGGTTATCGAATTTGTTATTTTTGGAAGAGAAGAATTATCCTGAAATCGGCAAAATTATCCCGCCGGAATTGTTTCATCAAGAGCGCGCCACATTTCTACAAGCGCTGGCCGATGCTAAGGGCGATGTGATTCTGGTCTCCAATGAAGTCGGCATGGGAATCGTGCCGCAAGGGGCAATATCGCGCTGGTTTGTGGATGAGGCGGGGCGCTTGAATCAGGCGGTTGCTGTCGCGTGCGAGCGGGCGATATTTATTGCAGCCGGTTTGCCGCTGATATTGAAAGATCGCGCATGTTAA
- the cbiB gene encoding adenosylcobinamide-phosphate synthase CbiB — MLSGLNITLIALLAIAGVALDMLLGETRRWHPLVGFGQLANLLERRLNRSPSADQHRSILRGALAWSLAVVPLVLVAVLFLKTLPFFAALIVHAVLLYFCIGLRSLRDHTVPIAQALAADDLATARHLTGRIVSRDTENAAAADLSKAAVESLLENGNDAVFGTLFWFAIAGGPGAVLFRLVNTLDAMWGYRTARYNLFGRVAARIDDALNWAPARLTAVSYAVLGKTSLALHCWRTQAPAWPSPNAGPVMSAGAGALGLALGGAAIYDGVIENRPPLGSGTEANGADIRRAWCLVLRTTLLWLAVLSACAIIFYQRGAYA; from the coding sequence ATGTTAAGTGGCCTGAATATCACGCTGATCGCGCTGCTGGCGATTGCCGGAGTTGCGCTCGATATGTTGTTGGGCGAAACCCGTCGCTGGCATCCGCTAGTCGGTTTTGGGCAGCTGGCAAATTTGTTGGAGCGGCGCTTAAATCGCTCGCCGTCAGCTGATCAGCATCGGTCAATTTTGCGTGGCGCTTTGGCTTGGAGTTTGGCGGTGGTGCCGCTGGTGTTAGTGGCCGTTTTGTTTTTGAAAACGCTGCCATTTTTCGCGGCCTTGATCGTGCATGCAGTGTTGCTATATTTCTGCATCGGCTTGCGCAGTTTGCGCGATCATACCGTGCCGATTGCGCAAGCACTGGCCGCCGATGATCTGGCGACGGCACGCCATTTGACCGGACGTATCGTTAGCCGGGATACAGAAAATGCCGCCGCAGCAGACTTGTCTAAAGCCGCAGTCGAATCGTTGCTGGAAAACGGTAACGATGCGGTGTTTGGGACGTTGTTTTGGTTTGCCATTGCAGGTGGACCTGGCGCGGTGCTGTTTCGGTTAGTCAACACGCTGGATGCGATGTGGGGCTATCGGACTGCGCGCTATAACTTGTTCGGCCGCGTCGCCGCCCGAATTGATGACGCACTGAATTGGGCCCCTGCAAGATTGACGGCCGTGTCTTATGCTGTGTTAGGGAAGACGTCTCTGGCGCTGCATTGCTGGCGCACACAAGCACCGGCCTGGCCGAGTCCAAATGCCGGTCCGGTGATGTCTGCCGGTGCGGGCGCATTAGGGCTGGCGCTGGGCGGTGCGGCGATTTACGACGGTGTTATCGAAAATCGACCGCCGCTAGGGAGTGGCACGGAGGCCAACGGTGCAGACATCCGGCGCGCCTGGTGTTTGGTATTGCGCACCACGCTGTTGTGGTTGGCTGTGCTGTCAGCGTGCGCGATTATTTTTTATCAAAGGGGCGCATATGCCTAA
- the cobD gene encoding threonine-phosphate decarboxylase CobD, with the protein MLEHGGNLSAAINRFDGANGLRSAWLDISTGINPRSYPVPALAADAWHRLPEEHAGLAAAAAHYYGAPAMLPVAGTQAAIQALPCLRPSSCVVVAAPAYAEHAHCWARAGHAVREIAYADLATTVADCDVMVVCNPNNPTGAIVAADVLLTWAAQLAARGGWLIVDEAFADTSPQLSIAAATAQPGLIVLRSVGKFFGLAGLRLGFVAAEKTLLSRLAEYLGPWSVSGPAQAIGYAALSDVVWQQNMRQQLQQQGQRLQTLLAQNAIESSGCALFQWWPEPRAEAFHQHMAERAIWVRLFTRGAGGIRLGLPPDEAGWQRLTVALDEWKRQDSQ; encoded by the coding sequence ATGCTTGAGCACGGCGGTAATCTTAGCGCAGCCATCAACCGTTTTGACGGCGCGAACGGCTTGCGCAGTGCATGGCTAGATATCTCCACAGGCATTAATCCGCGATCCTATCCCGTGCCTGCGCTGGCAGCGGATGCATGGCACCGTTTGCCAGAGGAACATGCTGGGCTAGCGGCAGCCGCAGCGCATTATTACGGCGCTCCCGCCATGCTGCCGGTCGCGGGCACGCAAGCGGCGATTCAGGCGTTGCCGTGTTTGCGTCCGTCATCGTGTGTCGTGGTGGCGGCACCGGCCTATGCCGAGCATGCCCATTGCTGGGCGCGTGCCGGTCATGCCGTGCGCGAGATTGCTTATGCTGACTTGGCAACGACGGTGGCGGATTGCGATGTCATGGTGGTCTGCAATCCAAACAATCCAACGGGTGCAATTGTCGCCGCCGATGTTTTACTGACGTGGGCCGCGCAGCTTGCCGCACGCGGCGGCTGGCTGATTGTTGACGAGGCGTTTGCGGATACCTCGCCGCAGTTAAGTATCGCGGCGGCGACGGCGCAGCCGGGTCTGATCGTACTGCGCTCAGTGGGCAAGTTTTTTGGTCTGGCGGGATTGCGTTTAGGTTTTGTCGCCGCCGAAAAGACGCTGTTGTCCAGATTGGCCGAGTATTTGGGGCCGTGGTCGGTCAGCGGTCCGGCGCAGGCGATTGGCTATGCCGCGTTATCGGATGTGGTATGGCAGCAAAATATGCGCCAACAATTGCAGCAACAGGGGCAGCGTTTGCAGACATTGCTGGCGCAGAACGCGATTGAGAGTAGCGGCTGCGCTTTGTTTCAATGGTGGCCTGAGCCGCGGGCCGAAGCCTTTCATCAGCATATGGCAGAGCGTGCAATCTGGGTTAGGTTATTTACCCGTGGCGCGGGCGGAATTCGGCTTGGTTTGCCGCCGGATGAAGCAGGCTGGCAACGTTTGACAGTGGCGTTAGATGAATGGAAAAGACAGGATTCCCAATGA